In Xanthomonas sacchari, a genomic segment contains:
- the ilvC gene encoding ketol-acid reductoisomerase — protein MTSSAQPTTKIAIVGYGSQGRAHALNLRESGFDVTIGLRAGGPTEAKAQADGFVVKSPAEAVKDADLVAVLTPDMVQKKLYDEVLAPNMKQGACLLFAHGLNVHFDMIKPREDLDVVLVAPKGPGALVRREYEIGRGVPCIWAVYQDKSGKAEQFALEYAAGLGGARANLIKTTFKEETETDLFGEQAVLCGGASSLVQAGFEVLVEAGYQPEIAYYEVLHELKLIVDLFYEGGITRMLEFVSETAQYGDYVSGPRVIDAATKERMRDVLTDIQNGTFTKNWVAEYNAGLPNYKKFKQADLDHPIETVGKQLRAKMVWLNGEAAAAPAAGGSKAA, from the coding sequence ATGACCAGTTCCGCCCAGCCCACCACCAAGATCGCCATCGTCGGTTATGGCAGCCAGGGCCGCGCGCACGCGCTGAACCTGCGCGAGTCCGGCTTCGACGTCACCATCGGCCTGCGCGCCGGCGGCCCGACCGAAGCCAAGGCGCAGGCCGACGGCTTCGTGGTGAAGAGCCCCGCCGAAGCGGTCAAGGACGCCGACCTGGTCGCGGTGCTGACCCCGGACATGGTGCAGAAGAAGCTGTACGACGAAGTGCTGGCGCCGAACATGAAGCAGGGCGCCTGCCTGCTGTTCGCGCACGGCCTGAACGTGCACTTCGACATGATCAAGCCGCGCGAGGACCTGGACGTGGTGCTGGTCGCGCCGAAGGGCCCGGGCGCGCTGGTGCGCCGCGAGTACGAGATCGGCCGCGGCGTGCCGTGCATCTGGGCGGTGTACCAGGACAAGAGCGGCAAGGCCGAGCAGTTCGCGCTGGAATACGCCGCCGGCCTGGGCGGCGCGCGCGCCAACCTGATCAAGACCACCTTCAAGGAAGAGACCGAGACCGACCTGTTCGGCGAGCAGGCGGTGCTGTGCGGCGGCGCCTCGTCGCTGGTGCAGGCCGGCTTCGAAGTGCTGGTGGAAGCCGGTTACCAGCCGGAAATCGCCTACTACGAAGTGCTGCACGAACTGAAGCTGATCGTCGACCTGTTCTACGAAGGCGGCATCACCCGCATGCTCGAGTTCGTCTCCGAGACCGCGCAGTACGGCGACTACGTCAGCGGCCCGCGGGTGATCGACGCGGCGACCAAGGAGCGCATGCGCGACGTGCTGACCGACATCCAGAACGGCACCTTCACCAAGAACTGGGTGGCCGAGTACAACGCCGGCCTGCCGAACTACAAGAAGTTCAAGCAGGCCGACCTGGACCACCCCATCGAAACGGTCGGCAAGCAGCTGCGCGCCAAGATGGTGTGGCTCAACGGCGAGGCCGCTGCCGCGCCCGCCGCCGGCGGCTCCAAGGCCGCGTAA
- the ggt gene encoding gamma-glutamyltransferase, giving the protein MSVSLPSMARLALALALAAAVPAQAADRITGQPFATRSEVIAPHAMAATSQPLATQIALDTLRDGGSAVDAAIAANAALGLMEPTGNGVGGDLFAIVWDPKTQKLYGYNGSGRSPKALTLAEFQRRGLKEIPPTGPLPVSVPGAVDGWFALHDRFGRRSMAQNLAPAIRYARDGHPVAETIAYYWDRSVPRLSQYPGFKEQFTIDGRAPRKGELWKNPNLANTLQQVADGGRDAFYKGPIARTIDAYFKANGGFLRYEDLASHHGEWVEPVSTNYRGYDVWELPPNSQGIAALQMLNILEGYDFSKIPFGSAEHVHLFTEAKKLAFADRARFYADPAFQPAPLARLISKDYAAQRRALISMDRALKEVQPGTPKQLEEGDTIYLTVADADGMMVSLIQSNYRGMGSGMAPPGLGFILQDRGEMFVLQKDHPNGYAPGKRPFQTIIPAFVTKDGKPWLSFGVMGGAMQPQGHVQILMNLIDFHMNLQEAGDAPRIQHDGSTEPTGQATAMRDGGELNLETGFSYDTIRELMRKGHRVIFADGPYGGYQAIARDPDSGVYYGASESRKDGQAAGY; this is encoded by the coding sequence ATGTCCGTTTCGCTTCCTTCCATGGCGCGCCTGGCGCTCGCGCTGGCCCTGGCGGCGGCCGTGCCGGCGCAGGCCGCTGACCGCATCACCGGCCAGCCGTTCGCGACCCGCTCGGAAGTGATCGCCCCGCACGCCATGGCCGCCACCTCGCAGCCGCTGGCCACGCAGATCGCGCTGGACACCCTGCGCGACGGCGGCTCGGCGGTGGATGCGGCGATCGCCGCCAATGCCGCGCTGGGGCTGATGGAGCCGACCGGCAACGGCGTCGGCGGCGACCTGTTCGCCATCGTCTGGGACCCGAAGACGCAGAAACTCTATGGCTACAACGGCTCCGGGCGCTCGCCGAAGGCGCTGACCCTGGCCGAGTTCCAGCGCCGCGGGCTGAAGGAGATTCCGCCGACCGGCCCGCTGCCGGTGTCGGTGCCGGGTGCGGTCGACGGCTGGTTCGCGCTGCACGACCGCTTCGGCCGCCGCAGCATGGCGCAGAACCTGGCGCCGGCGATCCGCTACGCCCGCGACGGCCATCCGGTCGCCGAGACCATCGCCTACTACTGGGACCGTTCGGTGCCGCGCCTGTCGCAGTACCCCGGCTTCAAGGAGCAGTTCACCATCGACGGCCGCGCCCCGCGCAAGGGCGAGCTGTGGAAGAACCCGAACCTCGCCAACACTTTGCAGCAAGTCGCCGATGGCGGCCGCGACGCGTTCTACAAGGGGCCGATCGCGCGCACCATCGACGCCTACTTCAAGGCCAATGGCGGGTTCCTGCGCTATGAGGACCTGGCAAGCCACCACGGCGAATGGGTCGAGCCGGTGTCCACCAACTACCGCGGCTACGACGTGTGGGAACTGCCGCCCAACAGCCAGGGCATCGCCGCGCTGCAGATGCTCAACATCCTGGAAGGCTACGATTTCTCGAAGATCCCGTTCGGCTCGGCCGAGCACGTGCACCTGTTCACCGAGGCCAAGAAGCTGGCCTTCGCCGACCGCGCGCGGTTCTACGCCGATCCGGCGTTCCAGCCGGCGCCGCTGGCGCGGCTGATCTCCAAGGACTATGCCGCGCAGCGGCGCGCGCTGATCTCGATGGACCGCGCGCTCAAGGAAGTGCAGCCGGGCACCCCGAAGCAACTGGAGGAGGGCGACACCATCTACCTGACCGTGGCCGACGCCGACGGCATGATGGTGTCGCTGATCCAGTCCAACTACCGCGGCATGGGCAGCGGCATGGCGCCGCCGGGGCTGGGCTTCATCCTGCAGGACCGTGGCGAGATGTTCGTGCTGCAGAAGGACCATCCCAACGGCTACGCGCCGGGCAAGCGTCCGTTCCAGACCATCATCCCCGCGTTCGTGACCAAGGACGGCAAGCCGTGGCTGAGCTTCGGGGTGATGGGCGGGGCGATGCAGCCGCAGGGTCACGTGCAGATCCTGATGAACCTGATCGATTTCCACATGAACCTGCAGGAGGCCGGCGACGCGCCGCGGATCCAGCACGACGGCTCCACCGAGCCGACCGGGCAGGCCACGGCGATGCGCGACGGCGGCGAGCTGAACCTGGAGACCGGCTTCTCCTATGACACCATCCGCGAACTGATGCGCAAGGGCCACCGGGTGATCTTCGCCGACGGCCCCTACGGCGGCTACCAGGCGATCGCCCGCGACCCGGACAGCGGCGTGTACTACGGGGCCTCGGAAAGCCGCAAGGATGGGCAGGCGGCTGGCTACTGA
- a CDS encoding methyl-accepting chemotaxis protein: MALFSRSPDADTAPAAGLPDAPIALLRLDPGGRVSAANRAALDLLGVPAETLLGAASEAIWGLPLAALVEAEGSWQAPGTDPTRRVRYQRDRDHGGQGWLLSLPHPETAALLRDVALLGAGQAQGAISPALQALAQRIQEGAAAQALLDRVGERLTGCDLDLGLQTPLSAQETEAMPGRRLSAGFGNLAEAIRQAVALSLQIAADVPHVVAENDELARQSQTQLDALQTVLASTRQLLQGLHEMDRDLRAVIAVAASADDSARQGVEAARSLGQAMQEVARRSARANQVIEVIDAVAFQTNILSINASIEAVHAGPAGRGFAVVATEIRQLADRAATAARDVRGIIGETGAALQDSAASAQRTEQVLGGIGELLGRASAAMDAVAGRIATQSGEIGGIDRAVEHAVGLSRSNLEHAARVVQRSADLAAGSETLHDCVNLFRLPADPMRQPRHARVRDLAQAAAASIGQAFETALARGRIGEDALFSTDYVPIPGIDPPKYRTAFDALCDELLPPLQEPLLAAHPWIVFAISANVDGYVPTHNLRFSQPLSGDRARDLVGNRTKRIFADRVGRNVGRHTEPYLLQVYRRDTGQILFDLSVPVHVRRRHWGGVRVAYVLE, encoded by the coding sequence ATGGCCTTGTTCTCACGCAGTCCCGATGCCGATACCGCGCCTGCGGCCGGTTTGCCGGATGCCCCGATCGCCTTGTTGCGGTTGGACCCCGGTGGCCGCGTGAGCGCCGCCAACCGGGCCGCCCTGGACCTGCTGGGCGTGCCGGCCGAGACCCTGCTCGGCGCCGCCAGCGAGGCGATCTGGGGCCTGCCGCTGGCCGCCCTGGTCGAGGCCGAGGGCAGTTGGCAGGCACCGGGTACCGACCCCACGCGTCGCGTGCGTTACCAGCGCGACCGCGATCATGGCGGCCAGGGCTGGTTGCTGTCGCTGCCGCACCCGGAAACCGCGGCGCTGTTGCGCGACGTCGCCCTGCTCGGCGCCGGCCAGGCGCAGGGCGCGATCAGCCCCGCGCTGCAGGCGCTGGCGCAGCGGATCCAGGAGGGCGCGGCGGCGCAGGCGCTGCTGGATCGGGTCGGCGAGCGGCTGACCGGCTGCGATCTGGACCTGGGACTGCAGACGCCGCTGTCGGCGCAGGAAACCGAGGCGATGCCGGGCCGGCGCCTGTCGGCCGGTTTCGGCAACCTGGCCGAGGCCATCCGCCAGGCGGTGGCGCTGTCGCTGCAGATCGCCGCCGACGTACCGCACGTGGTCGCCGAGAACGACGAACTGGCGCGGCAATCGCAGACCCAGTTGGACGCGCTGCAGACGGTGCTCGCCAGCACCCGGCAATTGCTGCAGGGCCTGCACGAGATGGACCGCGACCTGCGCGCGGTGATCGCGGTGGCGGCCAGCGCCGACGACAGCGCGCGCCAGGGCGTGGAAGCGGCGCGCAGCCTGGGCCAGGCGATGCAGGAGGTGGCGCGGCGTTCGGCACGCGCCAACCAGGTGATCGAGGTGATCGATGCGGTCGCGTTCCAGACCAATATCCTCTCGATCAACGCCAGCATCGAAGCGGTGCACGCCGGCCCGGCCGGACGCGGCTTCGCGGTGGTGGCCACCGAGATCCGGCAACTGGCCGACCGTGCCGCCACCGCGGCGCGCGACGTGCGCGGCATCATCGGCGAGACCGGCGCCGCGCTGCAGGACAGCGCCGCCTCGGCGCAGCGCACCGAGCAGGTGCTGGGCGGCATCGGCGAGCTGCTCGGCCGCGCCAGCGCGGCGATGGACGCGGTGGCCGGTCGCATCGCCACGCAGAGCGGGGAGATCGGCGGCATCGACCGCGCCGTCGAGCACGCGGTCGGGCTCAGCCGCAGCAACCTGGAACATGCCGCGCGGGTGGTGCAGCGCAGCGCCGACCTGGCGGCCGGCAGCGAGACCCTGCACGACTGCGTGAACCTGTTCCGCCTGCCCGCCGATCCGATGCGCCAGCCGCGGCATGCGCGCGTGCGCGACCTGGCCCAGGCCGCCGCGGCCAGCATCGGCCAGGCGTTCGAGACGGCGCTCGCGCGCGGGCGCATCGGCGAGGACGCGCTGTTCTCCACCGACTATGTCCCGATCCCCGGCATCGACCCGCCCAAGTACCGCACCGCCTTCGACGCGCTGTGCGACGAGCTGTTGCCGCCGTTGCAGGAGCCACTGCTGGCCGCGCATCCGTGGATCGTGTTCGCGATCAGCGCGAACGTCGACGGCTACGTGCCGACCCACAACCTGCGTTTCAGCCAGCCGCTCAGCGGCGACCGCGCACGCGACCTGGTCGGCAACCGCACCAAGCGCATCTTCGCCGACCGGGTCGGCCGCAACGTCGGCCGCCACACCGAGCCGTACCTGCTGCAGGTGTACCGGCGCGACACCGGGCAGATCCTGTTCGACCTGTCGGTGCCGGTGCATGTGCGCAGGCGCCACTGGGGCGGGGTGCGCGTGGCCTACGTGCTGGAATGA
- the thiC gene encoding phosphomethylpyrimidine synthase ThiC, which translates to MNAVPNPLQQQTDTLSAAVTRPIPGSRKIFVQGSRADLQVPMREIALTRTPTVFGGEENAPVTVYDTSGPYTDPQARIDLGAGLAPLRAAWIAERGDSVALAGLSSQFGRAREDDARLQAVRFPARRLPRRARDGANVTQMHYARRGIVTPEMEFVAIRENQRLQEVRDAQLRAQHPGEAFGAAIPQQITPEFVRAEIARGRAILPCNINHPESEPMIIGRNFLTKINANIGNSAVSSGIAEEVEKLVWAIRWGGDTVMDLSTGKHIHETREWIVRNSPVPIGTVPIYQALEKVDGRAEELTWEIFRDTLIEQAEQGVDYFTIHAGVLLRYVPLTAKRVTGIVSRGGSILAKWCLAHHRENFLYTHFEDICEIMKAYDVAFSLGDGLRPGCIADANDAAQFGELETLGELTRIAWKHDVQTMIEGPGHVPMQLIKENMDKQLRECGEAPFYTLGPLTTDIAPGYDHITSAIGAAMIGWFGTAMLCYVTPKEHLGLPNRADVRDGIMAYKIAAHAADLAKGHPGAQVRDNALSKARFEFRWDDQFHLGLDPEKAREFHDETLPKDAHKLAHFCSMCGPHFCSMKITQDVRDYAAEHGVDAEAALQAGMAEKSAQFLATGAQVYRAE; encoded by the coding sequence ATGAACGCCGTACCCAACCCGCTGCAACAGCAGACCGACACCTTGTCCGCGGCGGTGACCCGCCCGATTCCCGGCTCGCGCAAGATCTTCGTGCAGGGCTCCCGCGCCGACCTGCAGGTGCCGATGCGCGAGATCGCGCTGACCCGCACGCCCACCGTGTTCGGCGGCGAGGAGAACGCGCCGGTCACCGTCTACGACACCTCCGGGCCGTATACCGACCCGCAGGCGCGGATCGATCTCGGCGCCGGCCTGGCGCCGCTGCGCGCGGCCTGGATCGCCGAGCGCGGCGACAGCGTGGCGCTGGCCGGGCTGAGTTCGCAGTTCGGCCGCGCGCGCGAGGACGACGCGCGCCTGCAGGCGGTGCGCTTCCCCGCGCGGCGCCTGCCGCGGCGCGCCCGCGACGGCGCCAACGTCACCCAGATGCACTACGCGCGGCGCGGCATCGTCACCCCGGAGATGGAGTTCGTGGCGATCCGCGAGAACCAGCGCCTGCAGGAGGTGCGCGATGCGCAACTGCGCGCGCAGCATCCCGGCGAGGCGTTCGGCGCCGCCATCCCGCAGCAGATCACGCCCGAGTTCGTGCGCGCCGAGATCGCCCGCGGCCGCGCCATCCTGCCGTGCAACATCAACCACCCGGAAAGCGAGCCGATGATCATCGGCCGCAACTTCCTGACCAAGATCAACGCCAACATCGGCAACAGCGCGGTCAGTTCTGGCATCGCCGAGGAAGTGGAGAAACTGGTGTGGGCGATCCGCTGGGGCGGGGACACGGTGATGGACCTGTCCACCGGCAAGCACATCCACGAGACCCGCGAATGGATCGTGCGCAATTCGCCGGTGCCGATCGGCACCGTGCCGATCTACCAGGCGCTGGAGAAGGTGGACGGCCGCGCCGAGGAACTGACCTGGGAGATCTTCCGCGACACCCTGATCGAGCAGGCCGAGCAGGGCGTGGACTACTTCACCATCCATGCCGGGGTGCTGCTGCGCTACGTGCCGCTGACGGCAAAACGCGTCACCGGCATCGTCTCGCGCGGCGGCTCGATCCTGGCCAAGTGGTGCCTGGCGCATCATCGCGAGAATTTCCTCTACACCCACTTCGAGGACATCTGCGAAATCATGAAGGCCTACGACGTGGCCTTCTCGCTCGGCGACGGCCTGCGCCCCGGCTGCATCGCCGACGCCAACGACGCCGCCCAGTTCGGCGAACTGGAGACGCTGGGCGAGCTGACCAGGATCGCCTGGAAGCACGACGTGCAGACCATGATCGAAGGCCCCGGCCACGTGCCGATGCAGTTGATCAAGGAGAACATGGACAAGCAGTTGCGCGAATGCGGCGAGGCGCCGTTCTACACGCTGGGGCCGCTGACCACCGACATCGCGCCGGGCTACGACCACATCACTTCGGCGATCGGCGCGGCGATGATCGGCTGGTTCGGCACCGCGATGCTGTGCTACGTCACGCCGAAGGAGCATCTGGGCCTGCCCAACCGCGCCGACGTGCGCGACGGCATCATGGCCTACAAGATCGCCGCGCACGCCGCGGACCTGGCCAAGGGCCACCCCGGTGCGCAGGTGCGCGACAACGCCTTGTCCAAGGCGCGCTTCGAGTTCCGCTGGGACGACCAGTTCCATCTCGGCCTGGACCCGGAGAAGGCGCGCGAGTTCCACGACGAGACCCTGCCCAAGGACGCGCACAAGCTGGCGCACTTCTGTTCGATGTGCGGGCCACACTTCTGTTCGATGAAGATCACCCAGGACGTGCGCGACTACGCCGCCGAGCACGGCGTCGACGCGGAGGCGGCCCTGCAGGCCGGCATGGCGGAGAAATCGGCGCAGTTCCTCGCCACCGGTGCGCAGGTGTACCGCGCCGAGTGA
- a CDS encoding ion channel, with the protein MLRYAFALRRHPSALLLGVQLLGVLLYPWMEDTAAGRALFGAFGIVVLALALWVVNRGPSALWIACCLALPSVALSIAAALLGNPAMAAWAQLLESLLYFYTAGSLIAYMLQDHVVTRDELYAAGATFTLLAWAFAFVFAVCQQWLPGSFTAAVDAASPRTWMELLYLSFSVLSGVGLSDVVPVQPFARALVMIEQFAGVMYIALVVSRLIGLSVTRQMKV; encoded by the coding sequence ATGCTGCGCTATGCGTTCGCGCTGCGTCGCCATCCGTCCGCGCTGCTGCTCGGCGTGCAGTTGCTCGGCGTGCTGCTGTATCCGTGGATGGAGGACACCGCGGCCGGGCGCGCGCTGTTCGGCGCCTTCGGCATCGTGGTGCTAGCGCTGGCCCTGTGGGTGGTCAACCGCGGTCCCTCGGCGCTGTGGATCGCCTGCTGCCTGGCGTTGCCGTCGGTGGCGCTGTCGATCGCCGCGGCCCTGCTGGGCAATCCGGCGATGGCCGCCTGGGCGCAACTGCTGGAAAGCCTGCTGTACTTCTATACCGCCGGCAGCCTGATCGCCTACATGCTGCAGGATCACGTGGTCACCCGCGACGAACTCTATGCCGCCGGCGCCACCTTCACGCTGCTGGCCTGGGCATTCGCGTTCGTCTTCGCGGTCTGTCAGCAATGGCTGCCGGGCAGTTTTACCGCGGCAGTGGACGCGGCCTCGCCGCGGACTTGGATGGAATTGCTTTATCTGAGCTTCAGCGTGCTCTCGGGCGTGGGCCTGAGCGACGTGGTGCCGGTGCAGCCGTTCGCGCGTGCGCTGGTGATGATCGAACAGTTCGCCGGCGTGATGTATATCGCCTTGGTGGTGTCGCGATTGATTGGACTCAGCGTCACACGGCAGATGAAAGTGTGA
- a CDS encoding winged helix-turn-helix domain-containing protein: MVSSSFTPPTLPQRMQVGDCLVLLSLREVHAPRARRPQRLTPKVMGVLRVLLAQPGQVVERETLLAQVWPDTQPTNDVVTQAITQLRKAFAAGVRGEAPVYIETLAKSGYRLVAPVQALPDVEVEAEAGAASASPVDTHAPADTAAASAPAAAVSAVRRRLPPWLAAAAGAAAMLVLALAVWWWFARDPAVPADSAEQERVLGSPKRPYRLITAMSGFKLEPALSPDGTQVAYAARPAGSDGTQLLVQPTSGAAGSTPPRSLGVPARGESDRLPAWSPDGTRIAFARLGADRQCRVMLVQADGRAPAREVARCDGSELLSFDWTPDGHGLVFGSMNGRQPARGIRVLDLDSGRWRALDYPVAAGDFDYAPRYSPDGKWIAFVRNPQMGGLWRVPAEGGIAEPLTHEFAEIRGWDWVHDGQGIVFGRRVDGETRLYRLDTQTRRLRDLGISDAQAPRLAHDGGSLAFVHRRPQFAVHRIPMRAVDAPRERQRLFASTGRDGQPSIAPDGRQLAFTSDRDGSYGLWWGDVTQPASLRLIDGVRPETRQPLLWSADSQALLVSGRDAQGRSAIYEVRPQSGSVAALPVPAGEPLQALYTADPGQLLVLLGENGRTRLQLYDRRAVPWRPLAALPDVSQVRTDPANGQILFTRLARSGLWRADASLDLGSVRAVDDSLPSLWRYRSWALGPGGAVYYLFQTGECASRLARIDDGLDASVCLDREHFSAINGFSIDPRSGDVYVALAIEDGSEIGFIRMHEQPEWFSTVSHKWLIGREK, from the coding sequence ATGGTTTCCTCATCGTTCACCCCACCGACGCTTCCGCAACGGATGCAGGTGGGCGATTGCCTGGTGCTGCTGTCCTTGCGGGAAGTGCACGCGCCGCGCGCGCGCCGGCCGCAACGGCTCACGCCCAAGGTGATGGGCGTGCTGCGCGTGTTGCTGGCGCAGCCGGGCCAGGTGGTGGAACGCGAGACCCTGCTGGCGCAGGTCTGGCCGGACACGCAGCCGACCAACGATGTGGTGACCCAGGCCATCACCCAGTTGCGCAAGGCCTTCGCCGCCGGCGTGCGCGGCGAGGCGCCGGTGTACATCGAGACCCTGGCCAAGTCCGGCTACCGCCTGGTGGCGCCGGTGCAGGCCTTGCCCGATGTCGAGGTCGAGGCCGAGGCGGGCGCGGCGTCGGCTTCCCCGGTAGACACGCACGCCCCCGCGGACACGGCCGCGGCCAGTGCGCCGGCCGCCGCCGTGTCCGCGGTGCGGCGGCGCCTGCCGCCGTGGCTGGCGGCCGCGGCCGGTGCAGCCGCGATGCTGGTGCTGGCGCTGGCCGTCTGGTGGTGGTTCGCGCGCGATCCGGCGGTGCCGGCCGACAGCGCCGAACAGGAGCGGGTGTTGGGCAGCCCCAAGCGGCCCTATCGGCTGATCACCGCCATGTCCGGGTTCAAGCTCGAGCCGGCGCTGTCTCCGGACGGCACGCAGGTGGCCTATGCCGCCCGCCCCGCCGGCAGCGACGGCACGCAGTTGCTGGTGCAGCCGACCAGCGGTGCCGCCGGCAGTACGCCCCCGCGCTCGCTGGGCGTCCCGGCCCGCGGCGAGTCCGACCGTCTGCCGGCCTGGTCGCCCGACGGCACGCGCATCGCCTTCGCCCGCCTCGGGGCCGACCGGCAGTGCCGGGTCATGCTGGTCCAGGCCGACGGACGCGCGCCCGCGCGCGAGGTCGCGCGCTGCGACGGCAGCGAACTGCTCAGCTTCGACTGGACGCCGGACGGACATGGCCTGGTGTTCGGCAGCATGAACGGGCGCCAGCCGGCACGCGGCATCCGCGTGCTGGATCTGGACAGCGGACGCTGGAGGGCATTGGATTACCCGGTCGCCGCCGGCGATTTCGACTATGCGCCGCGCTACTCGCCGGACGGCAAATGGATCGCCTTCGTGCGCAATCCGCAAATGGGCGGGCTGTGGCGGGTGCCGGCCGAAGGCGGCATCGCCGAGCCGCTGACCCATGAATTCGCCGAGATCCGCGGCTGGGACTGGGTGCACGACGGGCAGGGCATCGTGTTCGGGCGCCGGGTCGATGGCGAGACCCGGCTGTACCGCCTGGACACCCAGACCCGGCGCCTGCGCGACCTGGGGATCAGCGACGCGCAGGCACCGCGCCTGGCCCACGACGGCGGCAGCCTGGCCTTCGTGCACCGGCGCCCGCAGTTCGCCGTGCACCGCATCCCGATGCGGGCGGTGGACGCGCCGCGCGAGCGCCAGCGGCTGTTCGCGTCCACCGGGCGCGACGGACAGCCGAGCATCGCGCCCGATGGGCGCCAGCTCGCCTTCACCTCCGATCGCGACGGCAGCTATGGGCTGTGGTGGGGCGACGTGACCCAGCCTGCCTCGCTGCGGCTGATCGATGGCGTGCGCCCGGAGACCCGGCAGCCGCTGCTCTGGTCGGCCGACAGCCAGGCCCTGCTGGTCAGCGGCCGCGATGCGCAGGGGCGCTCGGCGATCTACGAGGTCCGGCCGCAGTCCGGCAGCGTGGCGGCGTTGCCGGTGCCGGCCGGCGAGCCGCTGCAGGCGCTGTACACCGCCGACCCCGGCCAGTTGCTGGTCCTGCTGGGCGAGAACGGGCGGACCCGGCTGCAGTTGTACGATCGGCGCGCGGTGCCCTGGCGGCCCTTGGCCGCGTTGCCGGACGTGTCCCAGGTCCGGACCGATCCGGCCAACGGGCAGATCCTGTTCACCCGGCTTGCGCGCAGCGGCCTGTGGCGCGCCGATGCCAGCCTGGACCTGGGTAGCGTGCGCGCCGTGGACGACAGCCTGCCGTCGCTGTGGCGCTACCGCAGTTGGGCACTGGGGCCCGGCGGCGCGGTGTATTACCTGTTCCAGACCGGCGAGTGCGCCAGCCGGCTGGCGCGGATCGACGACGGCCTCGATGCCAGTGTGTGCCTGGACCGCGAGCATTTCAGCGCCATCAACGGTTTCAGCATCGACCCGCGCAGCGGCGACGTCTATGTCGCCCTGGCGATCGAGGACGGCAGCGAGATCGGTTTCATTCGCATGCACGAGCAGCCGGAATGGTTCTCGACGGTCTCGCATAAGTGGTTGATCGGGCGAGAAAAATGA